The proteins below are encoded in one region of Peribacillus muralis:
- the lysS gene encoding lysine--tRNA ligase, whose product MIFVSHEELNDQLQVRRDKMQAMIDNGQDPFGSRFERTHSTQELVRAYGEFEKEDLEEKKIEVTIAGRVMTKRGKGKAGFAHIQDISGQIQIYVRLDNIGEESYQIFNQTDLGDIVGVTGVIFKTKVGELSIKANDYAFLSKALRPLPDKFHGLKDVEERYRKRYVDLITNEESKNTLIMRSRIVQAMRRYLDDHGYLEVETPLLHSVAGGAAARPFLTHHNALDMPLNLRIAIELHLKRLIVGGLEKVYEIGRVFRNEGVSTRHNPEFTLIELYEAYADYKDIMSLTENLIAHIAQEVLGTTTIQYGEHEIVLKPEWKRLHMVDAVKEYTGVDFWARMSKEEAQQLAKENGIEIKDSMEFGHIVNEFFEQKVEDKLIQPTFIYGHPVEISPLAKKNPEDARFTDRFELFIVGREHANAFTELNDPIDQRQRFEAQLKEREQGNDEAHEMDEDFLEALEYGMPPTGGLGIGVDRLVMLLTNSPSIRDVLLFPLMRHR is encoded by the coding sequence ATGATTTTCGTGAGTCATGAAGAATTGAATGATCAATTGCAAGTAAGACGCGATAAAATGCAGGCAATGATTGATAATGGACAAGATCCTTTCGGGAGCAGATTTGAGCGCACTCATAGCACCCAGGAGTTAGTTAGAGCATATGGTGAGTTTGAAAAGGAAGACCTTGAGGAAAAGAAAATCGAGGTTACCATTGCCGGCCGTGTCATGACCAAGCGTGGAAAGGGGAAAGCGGGATTTGCCCACATTCAGGACATTAGCGGCCAAATCCAAATCTACGTTCGTTTAGATAACATAGGTGAAGAGTCTTACCAGATTTTTAACCAAACAGATCTTGGCGATATAGTTGGCGTCACAGGTGTGATTTTCAAGACGAAGGTTGGGGAGCTTTCCATTAAAGCGAATGACTATGCCTTCCTTTCTAAAGCGCTACGTCCGTTGCCTGATAAATTCCATGGACTAAAGGATGTAGAAGAACGTTATCGGAAACGTTATGTGGATTTAATTACTAATGAAGAAAGTAAAAACACGTTGATCATGCGCAGCCGTATAGTTCAAGCCATGAGGCGTTATTTGGATGATCACGGATACTTGGAAGTGGAAACGCCGCTATTGCACTCCGTTGCTGGGGGAGCTGCTGCACGTCCTTTCCTAACTCACCATAACGCTTTGGATATGCCTTTGAATTTAAGGATAGCCATCGAGCTTCATTTGAAACGCCTAATCGTAGGCGGATTGGAAAAGGTTTATGAGATTGGCCGTGTTTTCCGTAATGAAGGAGTATCAACTAGGCATAATCCGGAATTCACATTGATCGAATTGTACGAGGCCTATGCGGATTACAAGGATATCATGAGTTTAACGGAAAATTTGATTGCCCACATTGCCCAAGAAGTTTTGGGTACGACCACTATTCAATATGGTGAACATGAAATAGTGTTAAAACCGGAATGGAAACGACTTCACATGGTCGACGCTGTAAAGGAATATACGGGTGTGGACTTCTGGGCCCGCATGAGTAAAGAAGAAGCGCAGCAGCTCGCTAAAGAGAATGGGATAGAAATTAAGGACTCCATGGAGTTTGGTCATATCGTGAATGAGTTCTTCGAACAAAAGGTGGAAGACAAGTTAATTCAGCCTACCTTCATTTATGGACATCCGGTGGAAATTTCCCCGTTAGCTAAGAAAAATCCGGAAGATGCCCGTTTCACCGATCGTTTTGAGTTATTCATTGTGGGCAGGGAGCATGCGAATGCCTTTACGGAACTTAATGACCCGATTGATCAGCGTCAACGCTTTGAAGCTCAATTGAAAGAACGGGAGCAAGGCAATGATGAAGCGCATGAAATGGATGAGGATTTCTTGGAAGCTTTAGAATACGGAATGCCACCGACTGGCGGATTGGGGATTGGTGTTGACCGCCTGGTTATGTTATTGACCAATTCACCTTCCATACGTGACGTTCTGTTATTCCCGTTAATGAGACACCGCTAA
- a CDS encoding CtsR family transcriptional regulator, producing the protein MRNISDVIETYLKQVLEISQKDILEIKRSEIADKFQCVPSQINYVINTRFTIERGYVVESKRGGGGYIRIMKVESQDYVQLINHLLSLIGPRVTQSMAEGVIARLMNEEVINEREAKIMMSVIDRSVIYIDLPDRDELRARIITAMLTTLKYK; encoded by the coding sequence GTGAGAAACATATCTGATGTTATCGAAACTTATTTAAAGCAAGTACTCGAAATAAGTCAAAAAGATATCTTGGAAATTAAAAGAAGTGAAATAGCAGATAAATTTCAGTGTGTTCCTTCTCAAATCAATTACGTGATCAATACCAGGTTTACGATCGAAAGAGGTTATGTTGTAGAGAGTAAGCGTGGAGGCGGCGGTTATATACGTATCATGAAGGTGGAGTCGCAGGATTACGTACAGCTTATTAACCATTTATTATCACTCATAGGGCCAAGGGTAACCCAATCCATGGCGGAAGGAGTAATTGCCCGGTTGATGAATGAGGAAGTCATTAATGAAAGGGAAGCGAAAATCATGATGAGCGTGATTGATAGATCGGTAATTTATATCGACCTTCCTGACCGTGATGAGCTGAGGGCAAGAATTATAACGGCAATGCTTACGACTTTAAAATATAAATGA
- a CDS encoding UvrB/UvrC motif-containing protein: MICQECHQRPATLHFTKIINGKKTEIMICEKCAQEKGEKVVEAGGHGFSINNLLAGLLNMESNIQQTKANAFPKTEERRCPHCHRSYKEFVRIGKFGCAECYRTFNEQINPILKRVHSGNTAHIGKIPKRVGGTIYLRKQILDLKDVLKDHIDQEEFEKAAEVRDKIRSLEKRYDAQEGSEEA; encoded by the coding sequence ATGATTTGCCAAGAATGTCATCAAAGGCCTGCTACCCTACACTTCACCAAAATCATCAATGGAAAAAAGACTGAAATCATGATTTGCGAGAAATGTGCTCAGGAAAAAGGTGAGAAGGTCGTGGAAGCAGGAGGGCATGGTTTTTCAATAAATAATTTATTAGCAGGATTGTTGAATATGGAGTCGAATATTCAACAGACAAAGGCAAATGCATTTCCGAAAACAGAAGAAAGGCGTTGCCCGCATTGTCATCGATCCTATAAGGAATTTGTCCGTATTGGAAAGTTCGGCTGTGCCGAATGTTACCGAACATTCAATGAACAGATTAACCCGATTTTAAAGAGGGTCCATAGCGGCAATACGGCACATATAGGCAAAATTCCAAAACGGGTTGGTGGCACCATATATCTTCGTAAGCAAATTCTTGATTTGAAAGATGTTTTAAAGGACCACATTGACCAAGAGGAATTCGAAAAGGCGGCAGAAGTCAGGGATAAGATCCGCTCCCTTGAAAAAAGGTACGATGCCCAAGAGGGGAGCGAGGAAGCATGA
- a CDS encoding protein arginine kinase: MSLEKFVENALSSWMSAEGPEIDIVLSSRIRLARNFKDFTFPTSFSEEEAKNIIDLVKKRIEQEVTPEIGKLELLEIDQLQQLEKRVLVEKHLISPNLVEVSAKSACLLSENEEISIMINEEDHLRIQCLMSGLQLKETLKIANLLDDWIEESIDYAYDEERGYLTSCPTNVGTGLRASVMMHLPGLVLTQQMNHIIPAINQLGLVVRGIYGEGSQALGNIFQISNQITLGKSERDIVEDLTSVVQQIIAQERSARDALVRTSHIQLEDRVFRSYGILSNARIIETKEAATCISDVRLGIDLGYIKNISKSILNELMILTQPGFLQKYAGGPLKSHERDIRRAALIRERLNFTESSSS, encoded by the coding sequence ATGAGCTTGGAAAAGTTTGTAGAAAACGCGTTGAGCTCTTGGATGAGTGCCGAAGGGCCGGAAATTGATATTGTATTGAGCTCCAGGATCCGCTTGGCCCGGAATTTCAAAGACTTTACCTTCCCAACCTCCTTTTCTGAAGAAGAAGCTAAAAATATCATTGATTTGGTGAAAAAAAGAATCGAACAGGAAGTCACTCCTGAGATTGGCAAGCTGGAGCTTTTGGAGATTGATCAATTACAGCAGCTGGAAAAGCGTGTACTGGTCGAAAAACATTTAATTAGCCCCAACTTAGTTGAGGTGTCAGCCAAAAGTGCTTGTCTTCTTTCGGAAAATGAAGAAATAAGCATCATGATAAATGAGGAGGATCATCTTCGTATCCAGTGCTTAATGTCAGGCTTGCAGCTGAAGGAAACGTTAAAGATTGCAAATCTTCTTGACGATTGGATTGAAGAATCCATAGACTATGCATATGATGAAGAAAGGGGATACCTAACGAGTTGCCCAACCAATGTGGGTACAGGATTAAGAGCTTCGGTCATGATGCATCTTCCAGGTCTTGTGCTGACACAGCAGATGAATCATATCATACCAGCAATCAATCAATTGGGGCTGGTGGTCAGGGGTATATACGGAGAGGGAAGCCAGGCGTTAGGAAATATTTTTCAAATCTCCAATCAAATTACACTTGGGAAGTCCGAAAGGGATATCGTTGAAGATTTAACAAGTGTCGTTCAACAAATCATTGCCCAGGAACGGTCTGCAAGGGATGCATTAGTGAGAACCTCTCACATACAATTAGAAGATCGGGTTTTTCGTTCGTATGGGATATTATCGAATGCCCGCATCATTGAGACAAAGGAAGCTGCAACCTGTATCTCAGATGTTAGGCTAGGCATAGATTTAGGGTATATAAAAAATATTTCCAAAAGCATTTTAAATGAGTTGATGATTTTGACGCAACCGGGATTTTTACAAAAGTATGCAGGTGGACCCTTAAAATCCCATGAAAGGGATATCCGTAGGGCAGCACTCATTAGAGAACGCTTGAATTTCACTGAATCTTCCTCCTCATGA
- the clpC gene encoding ATP-dependent protease ATP-binding subunit ClpC: MMFGRFTERAQKVLALAQEEAIRLGHNNIGTEHILLGLVREGDGIAAKALFALGLGPEKIQKEVENLIGRGQDTAQTIHYTPRAKKVIELSMDEARKLGHSYVGTEHVLLGLIREGEGVAARVLNNLGVSLNKARQQVLQLLGSNESGGHQGSAASNASTPTLDGLARDLTAIAREGSLDPVIGRSKEIQRVIEVLSRRTKNNPVLIGEPGVGKTAIAEGLAQQIINNEVPEILRDKRVMTLDMGTVVAGTKYRGEFEDRLKKVMDEIRQAGNIILFIDELHTLIGAGGAEGAIDASNILKPSLARGELQCIGATTLDEYRKYIEKDAALERRFQPIQVDEPTMEESIQILKGLRDRYEAHHRVSITDEAIDAAVKLSDRYISDRFLPDKAIDLIDEAGSKVRLRSYTTPPNLKELEVKLDDVRKEKDASVQSQEFEKAASLRDTEQRLREQLEETKKTWKEKQGQENSEVTVDDIAHVVSSWTGVPVTKLAQTESDKLLNMESILHDRVIGQEEAVIAVSKAVRRARAGLKDPKRPIGSFIFLGPTGVGKTELARALAESIFGDEDAMIRIDMSEYMEKHSTSRLVGSPPGYVGYEEGGQLTEKVRRKPYSVVLLDEIEKAHPDVFNILLQVLEDGRLTDSKGRTVDFRNTILIMTSNVGASALKTDKYVGFNIQDTGQDYKNMKGKVIEELKRAFRPEFLNRIDETIVFHSLEKDHLKQIVTLMSNQLTTRLKEQEIYLELTDAAREKIATEGFDPEYGARPIRRALQKHVEDYLSEELLKGNVKKGQTVVMDVVNNEFAIRQGEPVNVSE; encoded by the coding sequence ATGATGTTTGGTCGTTTTACTGAAAGAGCCCAGAAAGTTTTAGCATTGGCGCAAGAAGAGGCAATCCGTTTAGGTCATAATAATATTGGCACGGAACATATTTTACTTGGCTTGGTCCGAGAAGGCGATGGAATAGCCGCCAAAGCATTATTTGCACTTGGCTTGGGGCCGGAAAAAATTCAAAAAGAAGTCGAAAATTTGATTGGCCGCGGACAGGATACGGCACAAACGATCCATTATACTCCAAGAGCCAAGAAGGTCATTGAGCTTTCCATGGATGAGGCTAGAAAATTAGGTCATTCATATGTTGGTACAGAGCATGTACTGCTTGGTCTGATTAGAGAAGGAGAAGGTGTGGCAGCCCGTGTATTGAATAATCTCGGAGTGAGCCTCAACAAAGCCCGTCAACAAGTACTCCAACTTTTAGGAAGCAATGAATCCGGTGGGCATCAAGGTTCAGCCGCTTCCAATGCAAGCACGCCGACACTGGATGGCCTTGCTCGTGACTTAACGGCGATTGCCCGGGAAGGAAGCCTGGATCCAGTAATCGGAAGAAGCAAGGAAATTCAGCGTGTCATAGAAGTATTAAGCCGTCGCACAAAAAATAACCCGGTATTGATCGGTGAACCAGGGGTGGGTAAAACAGCCATCGCTGAAGGTCTTGCCCAACAGATCATCAATAATGAAGTGCCTGAAATCCTCCGCGATAAACGCGTTATGACACTTGATATGGGTACTGTTGTAGCGGGTACGAAATACCGTGGTGAATTCGAAGATAGGTTGAAGAAAGTCATGGATGAAATTCGCCAGGCTGGCAATATCATTTTATTCATCGATGAATTGCATACACTGATTGGTGCCGGCGGGGCAGAGGGAGCCATAGATGCCTCCAATATTCTTAAACCGTCCTTGGCCCGTGGTGAATTGCAATGTATCGGGGCAACTACTTTGGATGAGTACCGTAAGTATATTGAAAAGGATGCTGCGCTTGAACGCCGCTTCCAGCCAATCCAAGTGGATGAACCTACGATGGAAGAATCGATTCAAATTCTCAAGGGGCTGCGTGACCGTTATGAAGCCCATCATCGCGTATCGATTACGGATGAAGCGATTGATGCTGCAGTCAAACTATCCGATCGATACATTTCCGATCGCTTTTTACCGGATAAGGCGATTGACTTGATTGATGAAGCAGGGTCCAAGGTTCGGTTGCGCTCATATACAACGCCGCCAAACTTAAAGGAACTTGAGGTGAAGCTGGATGATGTCCGGAAAGAAAAAGATGCTTCCGTTCAGAGCCAGGAATTCGAAAAAGCCGCTTCGCTGCGCGATACGGAGCAACGCTTAAGAGAACAATTGGAAGAAACGAAAAAAACCTGGAAAGAAAAACAAGGGCAAGAGAACAGTGAAGTGACGGTGGATGATATCGCCCACGTCGTATCCAGCTGGACGGGTGTTCCGGTCACGAAACTGGCCCAAACGGAGTCCGATAAACTGCTCAACATGGAATCGATTCTTCACGATCGAGTGATTGGGCAAGAAGAGGCCGTCATTGCCGTTTCTAAAGCAGTAAGACGTGCAAGAGCAGGCTTGAAGGATCCTAAACGCCCAATAGGTTCATTCATCTTCTTGGGACCTACAGGGGTCGGTAAAACGGAATTAGCCCGTGCCTTGGCCGAATCCATCTTTGGGGACGAAGACGCCATGATTCGCATCGATATGTCCGAGTATATGGAAAAACATTCGACTTCACGTCTAGTTGGGTCCCCTCCAGGATATGTTGGATACGAAGAGGGTGGACAATTAACGGAAAAAGTGCGGAGGAAACCATACTCCGTCGTTCTGCTCGATGAAATAGAAAAGGCACATCCAGATGTTTTCAATATCCTTCTGCAAGTATTGGAGGATGGAAGGCTGACAGATTCGAAAGGACGCACTGTGGATTTCAGGAATACCATTCTGATCATGACATCGAATGTAGGGGCGTCTGCACTGAAAACCGATAAATATGTCGGGTTCAACATCCAGGATACCGGTCAAGATTACAAAAATATGAAGGGGAAAGTGATTGAGGAGCTTAAACGTGCTTTCCGTCCAGAATTCCTGAATCGTATCGATGAAACCATCGTGTTCCATTCGCTGGAGAAGGATCACTTAAAACAAATCGTGACATTGATGTCCAACCAACTGACGACCCGCTTGAAAGAGCAGGAAATCTACTTGGAGCTGACGGATGCAGCCAGGGAAAAAATCGCTACGGAAGGATTCGATCCTGAGTATGGGGCACGGCCAATCCGCAGGGCGCTTCAGAAGCATGTAGAGGATTACCTTTCCGAAGAGTTGCTTAAAGGCAATGTGAAGAAGGGGCAAACGGTCGTGATGGATGTTGTGAATAATGAATTTGCAATCCGGCAAGGCGAGCCTGTCAACGTAAGTGAATAA
- the radA gene encoding DNA repair protein RadA produces the protein MAVKKKTKFMCQSCGYESAKWMGKCPGCGEWNKMVEETEIVKPARKGAFTHSEVRASGEREKAAPITTIQSEKEPRIKTDLMELNRALGGGIVQGSLVLIGGDPGIGKSTLLLQVSSQLAHKQKKVLYISGEESVKQTKLRADRLGTMSENLFVYAETDMDYIQQAITEVKPDLVIIDSIQTVYHSEVTSAPGSVSQVRECTASLMRIAKTNGVAIFIVGHVTKEGAIAGPRLLEHMVDTVLYFEGERHHTYRIIRAVKNRFGSTNEMGIFEMKEHGLEEVANPSEIFLEERSQGASGSTVVASMEGTRPVLVEIQALISPTSFGNPRRMATGIDHNRVSLLMAVLEKRVGLLLQNQDAYLKVAGGVKLDEPAIDLAVAISIASSFRDKPTNPTDCIIGEVGLTGEVRRVSRIEQRVQEAAKLGFNRVIIPANNIGGWTAPKGIKIVGVSSVSEALKHSLGG, from the coding sequence ATGGCAGTAAAGAAGAAAACCAAATTCATGTGTCAGTCTTGCGGATATGAATCTGCGAAATGGATGGGGAAATGCCCAGGCTGCGGAGAATGGAATAAGATGGTCGAGGAAACTGAAATCGTGAAACCCGCGAGGAAAGGAGCCTTTACCCATTCGGAAGTCAGAGCCTCTGGAGAACGTGAAAAGGCAGCACCGATAACAACCATCCAGTCTGAAAAGGAACCACGGATCAAGACCGATTTAATGGAATTGAATCGTGCCCTTGGCGGCGGGATCGTCCAAGGGTCACTTGTTTTAATTGGAGGCGATCCGGGTATTGGGAAATCCACCCTGCTTCTGCAGGTATCTTCCCAATTGGCACACAAGCAGAAAAAGGTGCTGTATATATCCGGTGAAGAATCTGTCAAGCAGACAAAGTTGAGAGCCGACCGGCTGGGGACAATGTCTGAAAACCTGTTCGTCTATGCGGAAACGGATATGGACTATATCCAACAGGCAATTACAGAGGTGAAACCGGATTTGGTCATTATTGATTCGATCCAGACGGTGTACCATTCGGAAGTGACATCTGCCCCTGGAAGTGTATCACAAGTGCGGGAATGTACAGCCTCACTGATGCGTATCGCTAAAACGAATGGGGTTGCGATTTTTATCGTCGGGCACGTAACCAAGGAAGGTGCGATTGCCGGTCCGCGTCTGCTTGAGCATATGGTGGATACCGTATTATATTTCGAAGGTGAAAGGCACCATACATATCGAATTATCCGTGCGGTCAAAAACCGTTTTGGTTCTACGAATGAAATGGGTATCTTTGAAATGAAGGAACATGGTTTGGAGGAAGTGGCGAATCCATCGGAAATATTCCTTGAGGAACGGTCGCAAGGTGCATCAGGTTCCACCGTCGTCGCCTCGATGGAAGGAACGAGGCCGGTGCTCGTCGAGATTCAAGCATTGATTTCACCTACGAGTTTTGGAAATCCAAGGAGAATGGCAACAGGTATTGATCACAATCGTGTTTCTCTGCTCATGGCTGTTTTGGAAAAGAGGGTGGGCTTGCTGCTGCAAAACCAGGATGCGTACTTAAAGGTGGCTGGCGGTGTCAAGCTGGATGAGCCGGCAATTGACCTGGCTGTAGCGATCAGCATCGCTTCGAGCTTCCGTGATAAACCAACGAACCCAACCGATTGCATCATTGGGGAAGTGGGGCTTACAGGAGAAGTGAGAAGGGTTTCGCGAATAGAACAAAGAGTACAGGAAGCAGCAAAACTAGGATTTAACCGGGTCATAATCCCGGCTAATAATATCGGGGGATGGACCGCGCCGAAAGGTATCAAGATCGTCGGGGTATCATCAGTTTCGGAGGCTCTTAAACATTCGTTAGGGGGTTAA
- the disA gene encoding DNA integrity scanning diadenylate cyclase DisA, producing the protein MTDKKGYEKTKLEILQIVAPGTPLREGIENVLRANTGGLIVVGYNEKVRMIVDGGFQINCTCTPSTLYELAKMDGAIILNEKADTIIFANAQLVPDNSTPSTETGMRHRTAERVARETKSLVIAISQRRNVITLYQGNFRYALKDIGVILAKANLAIQTLEKYKVVLQQSISVLGALEFEEIVTYADLLQVFHRYVMVLRIKAELLTYLNELGTEGRLIRLQMNEILADIETEGKWLIKDYTSRNDEKPEEIIYRLQELAMQEKLDETILLKILGYHGYIHLDEAVQPRGYRILHKIPRLPVLIIENLVNQFESFSEVNKASVQDLDDVEGIGEVRANKIKEGLRILKNQLVTNRRM; encoded by the coding sequence ATGACAGATAAAAAGGGATATGAAAAAACAAAGCTGGAGATTCTGCAAATTGTAGCTCCGGGTACACCGCTTCGGGAGGGTATTGAAAATGTGCTGCGGGCAAACACGGGTGGCCTGATAGTCGTTGGATATAACGAGAAGGTGCGAATGATCGTGGATGGTGGTTTTCAAATCAATTGTACCTGTACGCCAAGTACATTGTATGAGTTGGCAAAAATGGACGGGGCCATCATTTTAAATGAGAAAGCCGATACGATCATTTTCGCCAATGCCCAATTGGTGCCGGATAATAGCACACCTTCGACTGAAACGGGAATGCGGCACCGGACGGCGGAACGCGTCGCAAGGGAAACCAAGTCATTGGTCATTGCAATCTCCCAACGGCGGAATGTCATTACGTTATATCAAGGGAATTTCCGCTATGCCCTCAAGGATATAGGGGTCATACTTGCCAAGGCAAATCTAGCCATACAAACCTTGGAAAAATACAAGGTGGTCCTTCAGCAAAGCATCTCGGTATTGGGAGCGCTCGAGTTTGAGGAAATCGTGACCTATGCCGATCTTTTGCAGGTTTTTCACCGTTATGTAATGGTTCTCAGGATCAAGGCGGAGCTGCTTACCTACCTGAATGAGCTTGGTACCGAAGGAAGGCTGATCCGTCTGCAAATGAATGAAATCCTCGCAGATATAGAAACGGAGGGAAAATGGCTCATCAAGGATTATACCTCCAGAAATGACGAAAAACCCGAGGAAATCATTTATCGGCTTCAAGAACTGGCGATGCAGGAAAAACTGGATGAAACCATCCTTCTTAAGATTCTGGGCTATCATGGATATATACACCTTGATGAGGCGGTACAACCCCGCGGCTATCGGATCCTCCATAAAATCCCGCGCTTGCCGGTATTGATCATTGAAAATTTAGTGAATCAGTTCGAAAGCTTTTCTGAAGTCAACAAAGCGTCGGTTCAAGACCTTGACGATGTTGAGGGCATTGGGGAAGTCCGTGCCAATAAAATTAAAGAGGGCCTGCGCATTTTGAAAAACCAGCTAGTTACAAATAGAAGGATGTAA
- a CDS encoding PIN/TRAM domain-containing protein — translation MLKRIIQACFLIVGGTLGMILIPELLVVLHADDIALLNNPYVSVLLGAIIFYLITFWAVDHVIYFMKWLEEQLVKIPITDIIFGSVGLLVGLLAAFLVGSAFSAIDVPVLNTVVPIILTLLFGYLGFQVGFKKRDELLNLFTKNNKKKNPDGEANEDEEGDSKRLKILDTSVIIDGRIADICQTGFLEGTIVIPQFVLNELQHIADSSDALKRNRGRRGLDILNRIQKDLPIKVEMYEGDFDDIQEVDSKLVKLAKISGGMVVTNDFNLNKVCEFQNVAVLNINDLANAVKPVVLPGEEMNVQVIKDGKEQNQGIAYLDDGTMIVVEGGRDHIGKRIDVLVTSVLQTSAGRMIFAKPKLLEKAL, via the coding sequence ATGTTAAAGCGCATTATACAAGCATGCTTCTTAATAGTCGGCGGAACTCTGGGTATGATACTCATTCCTGAATTATTAGTTGTTTTACATGCAGATGATATTGCTTTATTAAACAATCCTTATGTAAGTGTACTGTTGGGTGCCATTATCTTTTATCTTATTACTTTTTGGGCAGTAGATCATGTGATCTATTTTATGAAGTGGCTGGAGGAACAGCTTGTTAAGATACCCATTACGGACATCATTTTTGGCAGTGTAGGACTTTTGGTCGGACTGCTTGCGGCGTTCTTGGTTGGCTCCGCCTTCAGTGCCATCGATGTTCCCGTATTAAATACAGTGGTCCCGATCATCCTTACGCTGTTGTTTGGTTACCTTGGTTTCCAGGTCGGCTTTAAAAAACGGGATGAGCTATTGAATTTATTCACGAAAAATAATAAGAAAAAAAATCCCGATGGTGAAGCGAATGAGGATGAAGAAGGGGATAGCAAGCGGCTAAAGATTCTCGATACAAGCGTCATCATTGACGGCAGGATCGCGGATATTTGCCAGACAGGCTTTTTGGAGGGCACGATCGTCATCCCTCAATTCGTATTGAATGAGCTGCAGCATATTGCCGATTCATCAGATGCATTGAAAAGGAATCGTGGCAGAAGGGGCTTGGATATCCTGAACAGGATTCAGAAAGACCTTCCGATTAAAGTGGAAATGTACGAAGGTGACTTTGATGACATACAGGAAGTGGACAGCAAACTGGTGAAGCTTGCCAAAATATCAGGCGGAATGGTCGTTACAAATGACTTCAATTTAAATAAAGTATGCGAGTTTCAAAATGTGGCGGTCCTTAATATCAATGACCTGGCCAACGCCGTTAAACCTGTTGTACTACCTGGGGAAGAGATGAATGTTCAAGTCATTAAGGACGGCAAAGAGCAGAATCAGGGCATTGCCTATTTAGACGATGGGACGATGATCGTGGTCGAGGGAGGCCGTGACCATATCGGTAAACGCATTGATGTCCTTGTCACAAGTGTACTGCAAACATCTGCAGGCCGAATGATATTCGCTAAACCGAAACTATTAGAAAAAGCATTATAA
- the ispD gene encoding 2-C-methyl-D-erythritol 4-phosphate cytidylyltransferase has protein sequence MFYDVVIPAAGQGKRMKAGKNKLFIELSGIPIIVYTLRVFEEDPNCREIILSINPAETEHFNQLIATYGIKKVKGLVAGGSERQQSVYNGLQHAGEEIVLVHDGARPFIDQGQISELALAASLHGGAVIAVQVKDTIKKAADNKILETVERSSLWAVQTPQAFRVSTLKRAHELAEAEAFLGTDDASLLERINEQVVIIEGNYDNIKITTQEDLYFAEAILHKQKRK, from the coding sequence ATGTTTTATGATGTAGTGATACCGGCTGCTGGACAAGGGAAAAGAATGAAGGCGGGCAAGAATAAACTGTTTATTGAACTATCGGGCATCCCGATCATTGTATATACGCTTCGTGTCTTTGAAGAAGATCCCAACTGCCGGGAAATCATCCTTTCGATAAACCCGGCTGAAACGGAGCATTTCAACCAGTTGATCGCCACTTATGGGATCAAGAAGGTCAAGGGACTTGTTGCGGGTGGAAGTGAGCGTCAGCAAAGCGTTTATAATGGCCTGCAGCATGCTGGGGAAGAAATCGTCCTTGTACATGATGGGGCCCGTCCTTTTATCGATCAGGGGCAAATCAGTGAATTGGCTTTAGCCGCTTCCCTCCATGGCGGAGCAGTCATTGCGGTCCAAGTTAAGGATACGATTAAAAAGGCGGCCGATAATAAGATATTGGAAACGGTGGAACGATCAAGCTTGTGGGCGGTACAAACTCCACAAGCTTTTCGTGTATCCACATTGAAGCGGGCGCATGAACTGGCGGAAGCAGAAGCCTTTTTAGGGACGGATGATGCAAGTTTGCTAGAACGGATCAATGAACAGGTAGTTATTATTGAGGGCAATTATGATAATATTAAAATTACGACTCAGGAAGATCTTTATTTTGCAGAAGCGATTTTACATAAACAAAAAAGAAAATGA